GCCTGGGAGTACAAGGGCAAGAACAAGGATCTGCGGGCCGCGTACCGCCAGCTCAACGGGTACCGCGACGCGCTCGAGAACCCGCCGCTCCTCGTCGTCTGCGATCTCGAGCGGATCGAGGTCTGGACAAACTTCACCGGCCTCTCGCCGGTCACGAGGATCGTCACCCTCGACGAACTCGCGCGGCCCGATCCCTCGGCGGCGCTCGCGATCCTGCGGGCGATCTTCACCGCCCCCGAGGAGCTCCGCCCGACCTTCGAGCCGGCGCAGATCACCGAGGCGGCGGCGCGGACGTTCGCCGAGCTCGCCCAGGCCCTCCGGGCGCGCGGCCACGAGCCGACCGTCGTCGCCCACTTCCTCAACCGGATCCTCTTCTGCCTCTTCGCCGAGGATGCGGGACTCCTCCCCAAGGGCGTCCTCTCGCGGCTCGCCGCGGCGACGAAGGGACGCTCCTCCCTCTTCACCGAGGCGCTCGGTGAGCTGTTCGCCCGGATGTCGCACGGCGGCGGAATGTTCGGGGCGGAGGAGGTCCCCTGGTTCAACGGCGGCCTGTTCGACTCGGCGGACGTCCTGCCCCTCAGCGGCTCGGAGATCAACACCCTCCTCGAGGTGAGCAACCTCAACTGGGCGCTCATCGAGCCGGCGATCTTCGGGACGCTCTTCGAGCGCGGTCTCGACCCCGCCCAGCGCGCCCAGCTCGGTGCCCACTACACCGATCGAGCGGCGATCTGGCAGCTCGTCGAGCCGGTCGTGATCCGGCCGCTCCGTCGCGAGTACGCGGCGATGCAGGCGCGGGTCACCGAGCTCGTCCTCGCCGGCCGCAAGGTGACGCGCGCGACGCGACCCGAGCAGGACCCGGGCGCCGTGTTCCGCTCGTTCCTCGACCGGCTGCGGGCGGTCCGGGTGCTCGACCCGGCGTGCGGCAGCGGGAACTTCCTCTTCGTCACCCTGGGGGCGCTCAAGGACCTCGAATACGAGGCGATCCACTGGGGCTCGCTCGTCCTGCGGACCCCGATGGAGGTCCCGCGGATCGGCCCCGAGGCGGTCCTCGG
This genomic window from Chloroflexota bacterium contains:
- a CDS encoding class I SAM-dependent DNA methyltransferase is translated as MTPYEFATKWRGVTTGERASAQSHFSDLCAMLGEPTPSDADPSGSWYAFEKGASKLGGGDGYADVWKRGFFAWEYKGKNKDLRAAYRQLNGYRDALENPPLLVVCDLERIEVWTNFTGLSPVTRIVTLDELARPDPSAALAILRAIFTAPEELRPTFEPAQITEAAARTFAELAQALRARGHEPTVVAHFLNRILFCLFAEDAGLLPKGVLSRLAAATKGRSSLFTEALGELFARMSHGGGMFGAEEVPWFNGGLFDSADVLPLSGSEINTLLEVSNLNWALIEPAIFGTLFERGLDPAQRAQLGAHYTDRAAIWQLVEPVVIRPLRREYAAMQARVTELVLAGRKVTRATRPEQDPGAVFRSFLDRLRAVRVLDPACGSGNFLFVTLGALKDLEYEAIHWGSLVLRTPMEVPRIGPEAVLGIELNAYAAELARVTIWIGEIQWMLRHGLGYRRDPILRPLDHIETRDA